A genomic segment from Pangasianodon hypophthalmus isolate fPanHyp1 chromosome 25, fPanHyp1.pri, whole genome shotgun sequence encodes:
- the ankrd11 gene encoding ankyrin repeat domain-containing protein 11, translating to MPKGGGSKTPQVEDFPLSTDMVEKQGGKKDKDKGSSNKTPKLDRSDGVKDMKEKAPKRKLPFTVGANGDQKDSDSEKQGPERKRIKKEPTNTRKPSLPFGMGMPGIRAGYPLSERQQVALLMQMTAEESVNSPDTTPKHQSQSNVGQKGTPNSASKTKDKVNKRNERGETRLHRAAIRGEVRRIKELISEGADVNVKDFAGWTALHEACNRGYYEVAKQLLAAGAEVNTKGLDDDTPLHDASNNGHFKVVKLLLRYGGDPCQSNRRGETPLKVANSPTMLNLLLRKGTYTSSESSSESSEEEDAPSFAPSSSVDGNNTDSEFEKGLKLKGKPLDPPKSTTTPVKDEYEFDEDDEEERVPPVDDKHLLKKDFRKDPVSKANNFISIPKMEVKTYSKSNSLTPKKPVRRILSDSNSSDEDDRTLCFTPTPTPRQSAAQSNIKSRDSNTLCSKQQKDKSKVKKKRKKETKNNVSKEVRFGKVNDKFCTSDSETGDMESEDDKGSMPVSNCVKDSSTLSLKESSVFSSLSVSSSSSSHGSLGSQKLTQSLAEQHPKQWRTDGWKTVSSPAWSDASSLSDSVRTRLSSESDYSSADSSVESIKQVKKKVQDKKKNNTHASVLDKKSSDFYKNSNMDGTVSKADKDGKVLKKHKVKHKHKNKEKEKVTTLVLNQDMNEKFVKSISFDFDDSRQESPSESKVKLSKHEKDHFKKEDRLSKVKTEDKDWAGKEVQRVSKEEKSKKTKESNKDRASKDEKDKSLKTEKEKSMKDKEKPKEEKQKSHKEDKKKKSKDKSFKAEKKSEQREEKHFKSEKDKTVKDEKSKKDKTLKEEPDYEDYDTKNPFSEDTKMSASDHDRWPSDLSSDSSLYDDDSWDAPMKEYKANNNPVKLIVETMKDENRDRKKDNKVKDKKSEHGDKRFEKDVTSKKKEKESSDKGSDKGNEKKKDWTDKQKLNSSHSEKEKKRKESADGVIKEKKEKESVECSRDRKDSYEFTKERKDSKTKTECLRDEYGNETFFKSESETTPKSDPRERNHSGKEKEKKGDGMEKKDKVKGEKHKDKPKDRSLDQEKPEKNSVDRSLKDKDIERSSKDKKDGAKDKHKDSHSKDKERKMSSEQSKDKKEKIFQDKHGEREKDFLELKKEEKKPEKVREKTWYKIEDIFTDESEDENDNYNGGVAKLSDSFGLLDSHRKDSTPDRDDIDILTDKHRKYSGEGKQHSTENKKEKEHKDKKKEKTFDAGKERKGSMEKHKDKKDKDSTDVKHKDRKDRASVDSNQEKKIRQKPMDKRELTEEKIKSKYKDKPDHLKDRKPSKGSGENEKSLLEKLEEEAMNDYKDDSNDKNSEISSDSFTDRGHEPVSSSFYDSSNITLPDMSEDRRESLSISNPQDKFREKERHRHSSSSSSKKSHDKDKEKGKKEKADKRDKSEEVRESFGRRESLPVEKEPMPLEADPYTFPYGSKGDGEDDLDKTLEFEKEMSKKDKTNSIITSEKIKDKKKKEKHKEKVKEEKHKYSDGFGSFRHTKDEQKSGLKESPQVTNLKDKSKEDSPKFDGKNKDRNRDIADKDRTDYNKTKDKLNDSDKLSQSKDTTRKDTRPREKLLVDGDLRLTSFGKMLSLKDQENEERHKRHKEKMKQMEKLRHKSGDPKLKEKIKSSEDLKKNRSDLSSKKSGTLDSTLKDKKPKELSLPSQMMSPDRKSQPLDSQNSKDWLAGHQMKENLPASPRPDQNRPTGVPTPASVISCPSYEEVMQTPRTPSCSTEDYQEIIFDGLDCQNSSAMTMSMNACSPTFFDRYTSQNSSHSFPEGTCITPAKNMQLPLESRSITSEVRRPLEEEFKAEADKFLRQQNTPQEFESSASHLSEDKIPMERLDSLSSSYPSPHINMLSPRPDSTQPVPDRASAANSGNDASELPPESMYSYLMKPSTPVHRPDPQCLDIAAPLTPAPAALPPMDIDDLSEPHQSEPSLLPSDPVSVSEYLPPLVEEQDEDEDDDDNEEEEEEEEEEDEEEDNSEETAETQIASDQAMQPTEDPTYSLGLEETVMKTWAESLDRREPEVLPLTPTHPQDNIMENSCDQSIGWNSDGLMKSPHESYGEVEAAVSKISSPYSHSDCELPQIPTAIPVHSSMTPPYSAYSRSYPHISESHYEVQKDNVEDISSSPRPEAEPVESNFMPPSSTRLETFFTDIKPHVEENQMEVEPSCVAQENRDESLSYPQSSLAPPVSCESHWADPFPNTVDELEDLSPFSLPELPFPEKEMHEPEITAPETTESKHPPVQIRPLETNKELGVLDVGFPSLTKPPCSPAAVPPCESAQDLEPTAHEENYRPHHELEPEPHNIQDVPSIKETIQEDVHLFDDQDEGDGSMYSVVDGENGQEYRQKDTAPDMLTAVTPCLEPLVPLKSEQIASNPVVVLGTSCNSCPPAPVVTVTSSSTTQISEALETTVKLPVAPATTEAPKKVEEIAPRMTRNRAQMLANQSKQSTATSVSSSTTSSPVTTNITTISPSSLTSGEKEKEKEPISTITAQASTPVLVTKTKGRAEEEDGQTQHPRKKRFQRSSQQQVQVQLVNTAMQQTREMIQQTLAVIVNAIKLDEIEPYHSDRSNPYFEYLQIRKKIEEKRKILCYITPQAPQCYAEYVTYTGSYLLDGKPLSKLHIPVIAPPPSLSEPLKELFRQQEAVRGKLRLQHSIEREKLIVSCEQEVLRVHCRAARTIANQAVPFSACTMLLDSEVYNMPSESQGDENKSVRDRFNARQFISWIQDVDDKYDRMKTCLLMRQQHEAAALNAVQRMEWQLKVQELDPAGHKSLCVNEVPSFYVPMVDVNDDFVLLPA from the exons ATGCCCAAGGGTGGGGGTTCTAAAACCCCCCAGGTGGAGGACTTCCCACTCAGCACCGACATGGTGGAGAAGCAGGGTGGGAAGAAG GATAAAGATAAAGGCTCGTCAAACAAGACTCCTAAATTGGACCGCAGCGATGGCGTCAAAGACATGAAAGAGAAGGCTCCTAAGAGGAAGCTTCCCTTCACCGTTGGAGCCAATGGAGACCAGAAAGATTCAGACTCAG AGAAGCAAGGTCCGGAGCGGAAGCGCATTAAAAAGGAGCCCACCAACACCAGGAAGCCAAGCTTGCCGTTCGGGATGGGCATGCCAGGAATCCGGGCTGGGTACCCTCTGTCAGAGCGGCAGCAGGTGGCTCTTCTTATGCAGATGACAGCGGAGGAGTCAGTAAACAGTCCAG aCACAACACCAAAGCATCAGTCACAGTCAAATGTGGGTCAGAAGGGAACACCAAACTCTGCCTCAAAAACCAAAGACAAAGTGAATAAGCGGAATGAGAGGGGTGAAACACGGCTGCACCGGGCAGCCATCCGCGGCGAGGTGCGCCGCATCAAGGAGCTCATCAGCGAGGGAGCTGATGTGAATGTAAAAGACTTTGCAG GCTGGACCGCACTGCATGAAGCGTGCAACAGAGGGTATTACGAAGTGGCCAAGCAGCTGCTGGCAGCCGGGGCCGAGGTCAATACCAAGGGCCTGGACGATGATACGCCTCTACATGATGCCTCAAACAATGGCCACTTCAAA GTGGTGAAGTTACTTTTGCGGTATGGAGGTGATCCTTGTCAAAGCAACAGAAGGGGGGAAACACCGCTGAAGGTTGCAAACTCTCCAACCATGCTTAATTTGTTGCTTAGAAAAGGCACTTACACCTCTAGTGAGAGCTCATCAG AATCTTCAGAGGAGGAGGATGCTCCATCGTTTGCCCCATCTAGCTCTGTTGATGGCAATAACACAGATTCAGAGTTCGAGAAGGGCTTAAAGCTGAAAGGGAAGCCCCTCGACCCACCCAAATCCACCACCACACCGGTCAAGGACGAATACGAGTTTGATGAGGATGACGAGGAGGAGCGCGTACCACCTGTGGACGACAAGCATTTGCTCAAAAAAGATTTCCGCAAAGATCCTGTCAGCAAGGCCAACAACTTCATCTCCATACCTAAGATGGAGGTTAAAACCTATTCCAAAAGCAACTCACTCACACCAAAGAAGCCTGTGCGTCGGATACTGTCAGATAGCAACAGCTCAGATGAGGATGACCGGACGTTGTGTTTCACACCGACACCCACGCCAAGGCAATCTGCTGCTCAGAGCAACATCAAGAGTAGAGACTCTAACACTCTGTGCTCCAAGCAGCAGAAGGACAAAAGCAAAGtcaagaagaagaggaagaaggagacAAAAAACAATGTCAGTAAGGAGGTGCGCTTTGGCAAAGTGAACGACAAGTTCTGCACCTCAGACTCTGAGACGGGTGATATGGAGAGCGAGGATGATAAGGGCTCAATGCCAGTTTCGAACTGTGTGAAGGATTCTTCAACTTTGAGCCTTAAAGAATCTAGTGTATTCAGCTCACTGTCTgtgtcttcttcttcctcttctcatGGGAGTTTGGGCTCTCAGAAGCTTACACAATCTCTGGCAGAGCAGCACCCGAAACAGTGGAGAACAGATGGTTGGAAGACTGTGTCCTCCCCAGCTTGGTCTGATGCCAGCTCCCTCTCCGACTCGGTCAGAACAAGGCTCTCCAGCGAGTCTGACTATTCCTCTGCAGACTCAAGTGTTGAGTCTATAAAACAGGTGAAGAAGAAGGTGCAAgataagaagaaaaacaatacaCATGCCAGTGTTCTAGACAAAAAGAGCTCTGACTTTTATAAGAACTCAAATATGGATGGAACCGTTTCTAAAGCAGACAAAGATGGAAAGGTattgaaaaaacacaaagtaaaacataaacacaaaaataaagaaaaggagaaagttACAACTTTAGTGTTGAATCAAGACATGAATGAAAAATTTGTCAAGAGCATTTCCTTTGACTTTGATGATTCACGACAAGAGTCACCTTCTGAAAGTAAAGTCAAACTCTCCAAACATGAAAAAGATCATTTTAAGAAAGAGGACAGGTTGTCAAAAGTTAAAACTGAAGATAAAGACTGGGCAGGGAAAGAAGTTCAAAGAGTATCTAAAGAAGAGAAGTCCAAGAAAACAAAGGAGTCTAACAAAGATAGAGCGAGTAAAGATGAGAAGGACAAatctttaaaaactgaaaaggagaaaagcatGAAGGACAAAGAAAAGCCaaaggaggaaaaacaaaaatcccacaaagaggataaaaagaaaaagtccaaGGATAAGTCtttcaaagcagaaaaaaagagtgagcagagagaggagaagcattttaagtcagaaaaagacaaaactgtAAAAGATGAAAAGTCGAAGAAGGATAAGACCCTCAAGGAAGAACCAGATTACGAGGACTATGATACGAAAAATCCTTTTTCAGAGGATACCAAGATGAGTGCATCAGATCATGATCGATGGCCATCAGACCTTTCCTCGGACAGCTCTCTCTATGACGATGATAGTTGGGATGCCCCCATGAAAGAGTACAAAGCAAATAACAATCCTGTAAAACTCATTGTGGAAACAATGAAAGACGAAAACAGGGACCGGAAGAAGGACAACAAAGTTAAAGACAAGAAGTCAGAGCATGGTGACAAGCGCTTTGAGAAAGATGTTACTTCcaagaaaaaggagaaggaaTCCTCTGACAAAGGAAGTGacaaaggaaatgaaaagaaaaaagactggACTGACAAACAAAAGCTGAACTCCAGTCACtctgagaaggagaagaaacgAAAGGAATCAGCTGATGGGGTcatcaaagagaaaaaagaaaaggaatctgTTGAGTGCAGCAGAGACAGGAAAGATTCTTATGAGTTTACGAAGGAGCGTAAAGActccaaaaccaaaacagaatGCTTGAGAGATGAATATGGCAATGAGACTTTCTTCAAATCAGAGAGTGAAACTACTCCTAAGTCAGACCCCAGGGAGAGGAACCATTctggaaaagaaaaggagaagaaaggGGATGGCATGGAGAAGAAAGACAAGGTAAAAGGTGAAAAGCACAAAGATAAGCCTAAAGATCGAAGTTTGGACCAGGAGAAACCTGAGAAAAACTCAGTTGACCGGTCTTTGAAAGATAAAGACATTGAAAGGAGCTCCAAAGACAAGAAAGATGGGGCTAAAGATAAACACAAAGATTCTCACAGCAAGGATAAGGAGAGGAAGATGTCATCTGAGCAGAGtaaagacaagaaagaaaaaatattccaaGACAAACATGGTGAAAGGGAAAAGGATTTTCTTgaattaaaaaaggaagaaaagaagccTGAGAAGGTGAGGGAGAAGACCTGGTATAAAATTGAGGATATATTCACAGATGAGAGTGAAGATGAGAATGACAATTACAATGGAGGGGTGGCAAAATTGAGCGATTCCTTTGGACTATTGGACTCTCACCGTAAAGATTCCACACCTGATAGAGATGACATAGATATCCTGACAGATAAACACAGGAAGTACTCTGGAGAGGGGAAACAACACTCTACAGAAAATAAGAAGGAAAAGGAGcataaagataaaaagaaagagaagacaTTTGAtgcaggaaaagagagaaaaggctcCATGGAAAAACACAAGGATAAGAAAGACAAGGATTCAACTGATGTAAAACACAAGGACCGCAAAGATAGAGCATCTGTGGATTCAAATCAGGAAAAGAAAATCCGACAGAAGCCAATGGACAAGAGGGAGCTCACTGAGGAAAAGATCAAAAGCAAATACAAAGATAAACCAGACCATCTGAAAGATAGAAAACCCTCTAAGGGGAGTGGTGAGAATGAGAAATCATTGCTTGAGAAGCTAGAGGAAGAGGCTATGAACGATTACAAAGATGATTCCAATGATAAGAACAGCGAGATCTCATCAGACAGTTTCACAGACCGGGGTCATGAGCCAGTTTCAAGCAGCTTCTATGACTCCTCGAATATCACCTTGCCAGATATGTCAGAGGATCGAAGAGAGTCACTGTCCATTTCCAATCCACAGGACAaattcagagagaaagagagacataggcattcctcttcctcatcatccAAAAAGAGTCATGACAAGGATAAGGAAAAAGGCAAGAAAGAGAAAGCTGATAAGAGGGACAAGTCAGAGGAGGTTAGAGAGTCCTTTGGCCGCAGAGAAAGCCTACCTGTTGAGAAAGAGCCCATGCCCCTGGAAGCTGATCCATACACTTTTCCGTATGGCTCTAAGGGTGATGGAGAGGACGATTTGGACAAAACTCTGGAGTTTGAAAAGGAAATGTCCAAAAAAGATAAGACAAATAGTATCATTACTAGCGAGAAgattaaagacaaaaagaagaaagagaagcatAAGGAAAAGGTAAAAGAGGAGAAACATAAATATTCAGATGGCTTTGGGTCTTTCCGACACACCAAAGACGAGCAAAAATCTGGACTGAAAGAAAGCCCTCAAGTCACAAATTTGAAAGACAAGTCTAAAGAAGATAGTCCAAAATTTGATGGCAAAAACAAGGACAGAAATAGGGACATCGCTGACAAAGATAGAACAGATTATAACAAGACCAAGGATAAGCTCAATGACAGCGACAAGCTCAGCCAGTCAAAAGACACCACTCGGAAAGACACTCGCCCACGTGAGAAGCTTCTGGTTGATGGTGATCTCAGACTAACAAGCTTTGGCAAAATGCTTAGTTTAAAAGATCAGGAGAATGAAGAGCGCCATAAGAGACACAAGGAGAAGATGAAACAAATGGAGAAATTAAGGCATAAATCAGGAGATCCAAAGCTTAAAGAGAAAATCAAGTCCAGCGAGGATCTGAAAAAGAACCGTAGTGATCTCTCATCTAAGAAATCTGGCACATTAGACTCTACTTTGAAAGACAAGAAACCTAAAGAGTTGAGCCTTCCATCCCAGATGATGTCCCCTGATAGAAAGTCACAGCCACTGGACAGCCAGAACTCAAAAGACTGGCTAGCAGGCCACCAGATGAAGGAAAATCTTCCTGCTTCTCCACGACCTGACCAGAACAGGCCAACAGGGGTCCCCACTCCTGCATCTGTGATTTCTTGTCCAAGCTATGAGGAAGTCATGCAGACTCCTCGTACACCATCCTGCAGTACAGAGGACTACCAAGAAATCATATTTGATGGACTAGACTGTCAGAACTCTTCCGCAATGACAATGTCAATGAATGCCTGCTCCCCAACATTCTTTGATAGATACACATCCCAGAACTCATCCCATAGTTTCCCAGAAGGAACCTGTATCACACCAGCGAAGAATATGCAGTTACCCCTCGAGAGTCGATCAATCACCTCTGAGGTCAGAAGGCCTCTAGAAGAAGAGTTCAAAGCAGAAGCTGACAAGTTTCTTAGACAGCAAAACACACCTCAAGAATTTGAGTCTTCTGCCTCGCATCTTTCTGAAGACAAAATACCAATGGAGAGACTTGATAGTCTTTCGTCTTCGTACCCCTCACCTCACATTAACATGCTCTCTCCAAGGCCTGATTCGACACAGCCTGTACCTGATAGAGCTTCTGCAGCCAATTCTGGGAATGATGCCAGTGAACTCCCTCCCGAGAGCATGTACAGTTATCTCATGAAGCCCTCAACTCCAGTCCATAGACCTGACCCTCAATGTCTGGACATAGCTGCTCCTCTAACACCAGCCCCTGCGGCTTTGCCTCCGATGGACATTGATGACTTGTCCGAACCACATCAAAGTGAGCCCAGTTTGTTGCCGTCTGATCCAGTGAGTGTTAGTGAATATTTACCTCCTCTCGTGGAGGAgcaggatgaagatgaggatgatgatgataatgaagaggaggaggaggaggaagaggaggaggatgaagaggaggataATTCAGAGGAAACAGCTGAAACTCAGATTGCTTCGGATCAGGCCATGCAGCCTACAGAAGATCCCACATATTCTCTTGGATTAGAAGAGACTGTCATGAAGACTTGGGCTGAATCTCTAGATCGTAGAGAGCCTGAAGTCCTTCCACTGACACCCACTCATCCTCAAGATAACATCATGGAAAACTCTTGTGACCAGTCTATAGGGTGGAACTCGGACGGTCTTATGAAATCACCACATGAAAGTTATGGAGAAGTTGAAGCTGCAGTTTCAAAGATCAGCAGTCCATACTCACACTCTGATTGTGAACTACCACAAATTCCTACTGCAATACCTGTCCATTCATCTATGACACCCCCATATTCTGCATATTCCAGGTCGTACCCACACATTTCAGAAAGTCATTATGAGGTACAGAAAGACAATGTAGAGGATATTTCTTCATCACCGAGACCTGAAGCAGAGCCTGTAGAATCAAACTTCATGCCACCCTCCTCAACTCGACTAGAAACTTTCTTCACAGATATCAAACCACATGTTGAGGAGAATCAAATGGAGGTTGAGCCATCATGTGTGGCACAAGAGAACAGAGACGAATCACTCAGTTACCCTCAGAGCAGTCTTGCCCCACCAGTAAGCTGTGAGTCTCACTGGGCTGACCCCTTTCCTAACACGGTTGACGAACTAGAAGATTTGAGTCCATTCTCTTTGCCAGAGCTTCCCTTCCCCGAAAAAGAGATGCATGAGCCTGAAATTACAGCCCCAGAGACAACAGAGAGCAAACATCCTCCTGTCCAAATAAGACCTttggaaacaaacaaagaacTAGGGGTGTTGGATGTTGGCTTTCCTAGTTTGACCAAACCCCCATGCTCACCTGCAGCTGTTCCTCCATGCGAGTCTGCCCAGGATTTGGAGCCAACTGCCCACGAGGAGAATTACAGACCCCACCATGAGCTGGAACCGGAACCTCACAACATTCAAGATGTTCCATCAATAAAAGAAACAATCCAGGAAGATGTGCACCTGTTTGATGACCAGGATGAGGGTGATGGCAGCATGTATTCAGTTGTTGATGGAGAGAATGGCCAGGAATATAGACAGAAAGATACGGCCCCTGATATGCTGACAGCAGTAACACCATGTTTGGAACCACTGGTACCTTTAAAATCAGAACAAATTGCATCTAATCCTGTGGTTGTCTTGGGTACCTCATGCAATTCTTGCCCCCCTGCTCCAGTCGTGACTGTCACATCATCTAGCACCACCCAAATATCAGAAGCTTTGGAGACCACAGTCAAGCTCCCAGTTGCACCTGCAACAACTGAGGCCCCCAAAAAGGTTGAGGAGATAGCTCCAAGAATGACTCGCAATCGAGCACAGATGCTGGCCAACCAGAGTAAGCAGAGCACTGCAACGAGTGTCTCATCTTCCACAACCTCCTCTCCTGTTACCACAAACATCACTACTATTTCTCCATCCTCTCTTACCTctggagagaaggagaaagagaaggagccCATCAGCACCATCACTGCTCAGGCTTCAACTCCTGTTCTTGTCACCAAAACTAAAGGCCGcgctgaggaggaggatggcCAGACTCAGCATCCTCGCAAAAAGAGGTTCCAGAGATCAAGCCAGCAACAAGTACAGGTTCAGCTTGTCAACACAGCAATGCAGCAAACACGGGAGATGATCCAGCAGACATTAGCAGTTATAGTCAATGCCATCAAGCTGGATGAAATTGAGCCATACCACAGCGACCGCTCCAACCCTTACTTTGAGTACCTGCAGATCCGCAAAAAGATTGAAGAGAAGCGGAAAATTCTTTGCTATATAACACCGCAAGCTCCCCAGTGCTATGCAGAATATGTGACATACACAGGCTCCTACCTGCTAGATGGCAAACCACTGAGCAAACTGCATATCCCAGTG ATTGCACCGCCCCCATCTTTGTCTGAGCCCTTGAAGGAGCTCTTCAGACAGCAGGAGGCAGTAAGGGGGAAACTGCGACTGCAGCACAGCATTGAGCGC GAAAAGCTGATTGTTTCCTGTGAACAAGAGGTCCTGCGAGTTCACTGCAGAGCGGCCAGAACCATTGCTAATCAGGCCGTCCCGTTTAGCGCTTGCACCATGCTTCTGGATTCAGAGGTTTACAATATGCCATCAGAGAGCCAG GGAGATGAAAACAAATCTGTGCGAGATCGATTTAACGCCCGGCAGTTTATCTCTTGGATTCAAGACGTGGACGATAAATATGACCGCATGAAG ACGTGCTTACTGATGCGGCAGCAGCATGAGGCCGCCGCACTCAACGCAGTGCAGAGGATGGAGTGGCAACTcaaggtgcaggagctggacCCTGCTGGACACAAATCTCTGTGCGTCAATGAGGTTCCCTCCTTTTACGTGCCAATGGTCGACGTCAACGACGACTTTGTACTGTTGCCTGCATGA